A window of the Nibribacter ruber genome harbors these coding sequences:
- a CDS encoding PASTA domain-containing protein, whose translation MANFLKAQTAGDLVKHLFIMMVLVLLLLFLFFFVYLPSTTNHGDTITVPKITGMTVDELEDFLGDKDLRYFVSDSTYQQGVAPFSVVTQDPKPGEKVKSGRKIYISINMKNPPLIKMPKLIDGSVKNAEMILKSYDLLLGEIKYVPDLAENAVLKQFVNGREIKPGEPVAKGSRVDLEVGNGLGNEELEVPDLLGMPLDEATILITGQNLQLGTVIYMAAPNGEANGTVLKQRPISGEGAMIRTGQLIDLWVAGPQPVAPVE comes from the coding sequence ATGGCTAATTTCCTCAAAGCCCAGACCGCGGGTGATTTAGTGAAGCACCTGTTCATTATGATGGTGTTGGTGTTGTTGCTATTGTTCTTGTTTTTCTTTGTGTACCTGCCTAGCACCACCAACCACGGCGACACCATCACCGTGCCTAAAATCACGGGCATGACCGTTGACGAGCTAGAAGATTTCCTGGGTGATAAAGACCTGCGTTACTTCGTGAGCGACTCTACCTACCAGCAGGGCGTTGCCCCGTTCTCAGTGGTGACCCAAGACCCCAAGCCGGGTGAGAAGGTGAAGTCAGGACGCAAGATTTACATCAGCATCAACATGAAGAACCCGCCGCTCATTAAAATGCCGAAGCTGATTGACGGCTCGGTGAAGAACGCGGAGATGATCCTGAAAAGCTACGACCTGCTCCTGGGCGAAATTAAATACGTACCAGACTTGGCAGAAAATGCGGTCTTGAAGCAGTTTGTGAACGGACGTGAAATCAAGCCCGGCGAACCGGTAGCCAAAGGCTCGCGCGTAGACCTGGAAGTAGGCAACGGCCTCGGCAACGAAGAACTGGAGGTGCCAGACTTGTTGGGCATGCCATTGGATGAGGCTACTATCCTGATTACCGGCCAGAACTTGCAACTAGGAACGGTTATTTACATGGCGGCTCCCAACGGAGAAGCAAACGGTACCGTATTGAAACAACGTCCTATATCCGGCGAAGGCGCTATGATCAGAACGGGTCAGTTGATTGACCTGTGGGTGGCTGGTCCTCAACCCGTAGCACCGGTCGAGTAG
- a CDS encoding T9SS type A sorting domain-containing protein → MRKGLMLVVILGLGWQTQAQLLTPLTHQSPPANFSKKGTTTPQTLASGDTLSLPFFDDFSKAEGAPDPTRWVNRGGITVTNRYAKNAPTIFAATFDGLKANGQPYGGINAVGPTDTLTSKPLYLGKLAPKDSLYLSFYWQAGGLLDAPNFSSGTQFSLQLEFKQANGTWTTVWTQRGTGRSTDFAPVMQAIKEPAYFFDGFQFRWVSSGNQAAIRDVWHLDYVQLDKDRRQGILNNLDVAITQPIASLLRRYTAMPIWQFLVNPEGETRTEVGTSIRNFSSLPAAISWRGFTQNLTTLAVDTFLKASAPINAEASLSIQGMPNSSFLSSQSLPYSLQTTFFLITKEPNTLTLTNDTITRETHLQDFYAYDDGTAEAGFSFPSSSAVQVAYQFELSKPDRLDAVRFFFTGNNVPGTALSLRVWKDVNGKPAEQPFYEQSFTIPAATELNQWLEIDLKQQQLVNGRFYVGYRQPNGSTFVNVGFDLNENADGKIFYTNGTTSWESLTGFNGALLMRPVVSGTITSSFEEAELVSNSWVYPNPSKGQLTFTQNFDRVEVYSLTGQKLLVLERVSQGQPITVQGLRNGVYLLKGYYKDKVKTTKLILQL, encoded by the coding sequence ATGCGGAAAGGACTGATGCTTGTAGTGATACTGGGTCTTGGGTGGCAAACGCAAGCGCAACTACTAACTCCGCTCACGCATCAGTCTCCACCTGCAAATTTTTCCAAGAAGGGGACAACAACCCCTCAAACCCTTGCCTCCGGCGATACGCTATCCTTGCCGTTCTTTGATGATTTCTCCAAAGCCGAAGGTGCTCCAGATCCTACCCGTTGGGTGAACAGAGGCGGCATCACCGTCACCAACCGATACGCCAAAAACGCACCCACCATCTTTGCCGCCACCTTTGACGGACTAAAAGCAAATGGTCAGCCGTATGGCGGCATCAACGCTGTAGGACCAACAGATACGCTCACCTCCAAGCCATTGTATCTGGGCAAGCTGGCTCCCAAAGACTCACTGTATTTAAGCTTTTATTGGCAGGCCGGTGGTTTGCTAGATGCGCCTAATTTTTCCAGTGGTACCCAGTTTTCTCTACAACTAGAGTTCAAACAAGCCAACGGCACCTGGACCACCGTCTGGACCCAGAGAGGCACCGGCAGGAGCACAGATTTTGCACCGGTGATGCAGGCCATCAAAGAGCCAGCTTATTTCTTTGACGGATTCCAGTTCAGGTGGGTGAGTAGCGGAAACCAAGCGGCCATCCGGGATGTCTGGCACCTTGATTACGTGCAACTAGATAAGGATAGACGCCAGGGCATCCTGAATAACCTGGACGTGGCCATTACCCAGCCCATAGCTTCCTTGCTGCGCCGGTACACCGCCATGCCCATCTGGCAGTTTTTAGTAAATCCAGAGGGTGAGACCAGAACCGAAGTGGGTACCAGCATCCGGAACTTCAGCAGCTTGCCGGCGGCCATCAGCTGGCGGGGCTTCACCCAGAATCTGACCACGCTGGCCGTAGACACTTTCCTCAAGGCCAGCGCGCCCATCAATGCAGAAGCCTCGCTGTCTATCCAAGGAATGCCCAATTCTAGTTTCCTGAGCAGCCAGAGCCTTCCGTATTCTCTACAGACCACGTTCTTCCTGATCACCAAAGAACCCAATACCCTCACGCTCACCAATGACACCATCACCAGAGAAACGCATCTGCAGGATTTTTACGCCTATGATGACGGCACGGCAGAAGCAGGCTTCAGTTTCCCGTCCAGTAGCGCGGTGCAGGTTGCCTATCAGTTTGAGCTGAGCAAGCCAGATAGGCTGGATGCAGTGCGCTTCTTCTTTACCGGCAACAACGTGCCGGGTACGGCCCTCTCGCTTCGGGTATGGAAAGACGTCAACGGAAAACCTGCAGAGCAACCGTTTTATGAACAATCCTTTACCATACCGGCGGCCACGGAGTTAAACCAATGGCTGGAGATTGACCTGAAGCAACAGCAGCTGGTGAACGGACGCTTCTACGTGGGCTACCGCCAGCCCAACGGCTCTACCTTTGTGAATGTGGGCTTTGATCTGAATGAAAACGCTGACGGCAAGATCTTCTACACCAACGGCACTACTTCCTGGGAATCCCTGACTGGCTTTAACGGCGCTCTGCTCATGCGCCCGGTAGTGTCTGGCACGATCACCAGCAGTTTTGAGGAGGCGGAACTGGTTTCTAACAGCTGGGTGTACCCCAATCCAAGTAAGGGCCAGCTCACGTTCACGCAGAATTTTGATCGCGTAGAAGTCTATTCCCTCACCGGACAAAAGTTATTGGTACTAGAGAGAGTAAGCCAAGGACAGCCAATTACTGTACAAGGTCTGCGCAATGGCGTATATTTGCTGAAAGGCTACTATAAAGACAAAGTCAAAACCACTAAACTTATTCTACAGCTATGA
- a CDS encoding toxin-antitoxin system YwqK family antitoxin, whose protein sequence is MKVLTKILFAFLLTTALGACGNERKQGASKETIVRYPSGAVKTKTQLLDGVSLYKMTEFYENGKLHGVQYTKDGKRDSTFLELQENGDTIMVASARNDEPHGEVIEYFPNGKRHKVMHYADGVANGMVERYFENGQKEFELNHKNGKFHGIMKVYNQDGSLKEERLYENHVEIWRKDAKGLRINPKINTSHLSPLVK, encoded by the coding sequence ATGAAGGTGCTTACTAAAATCCTTTTTGCTTTTCTATTGACCACTGCACTGGGGGCATGTGGCAATGAACGGAAGCAGGGCGCTTCCAAAGAAACCATTGTGCGCTATCCTAGCGGTGCTGTCAAAACCAAAACACAACTGCTGGATGGGGTTAGTCTGTATAAAATGACAGAATTTTATGAGAACGGTAAGCTCCATGGCGTTCAATACACAAAAGATGGAAAGAGGGACAGTACTTTCTTGGAACTTCAGGAAAACGGAGACACCATCATGGTAGCCTCAGCTAGAAATGATGAGCCGCATGGGGAAGTCATTGAGTATTTCCCAAATGGCAAGCGGCACAAAGTGATGCATTATGCAGATGGCGTTGCAAATGGGATGGTGGAAAGATATTTTGAAAATGGTCAAAAGGAATTTGAGCTAAATCATAAGAACGGCAAATTTCATGGCATCATGAAAGTCTATAACCAAGACGGCTCCTTGAAAGAAGAAAGACTTTATGAAAACCATGTAGAAATCTGGCGTAAGGATGCGAAAGGGTTACGCATCAATCCTAAAATAAACACCTCACACCTGAGCCCGCTGGTTAAATAA
- a CDS encoding HAD family hydrolase, with the protein MDFSSIKNIIFDLGGVIINLDYAKSTDALRAYSKANDQVAFSQKAQSELFDQYEMGQISSNEFRQMLRKEYDLEATDAQIDEAWNAMLLDIPAERIELLRELGKQYKLYLLSNTNAIHMLAFNEIIAQSFQIPNLDSLFDQVYYSHLVGKRKPDAAVFEQILAENGLKREETLFIDDSIQHIESAHKLGIQTLHLAPPLTINQALTEALPAHEG; encoded by the coding sequence GTGGACTTTTCTTCAATTAAAAATATCATCTTCGACTTGGGCGGTGTCATCATTAACCTGGACTATGCCAAAAGTACCGACGCCCTGCGCGCATACAGCAAGGCCAATGATCAGGTAGCCTTCAGTCAAAAAGCTCAGTCTGAACTCTTTGACCAGTATGAGATGGGCCAGATCTCTTCTAATGAATTCCGGCAGATGCTCAGAAAAGAGTATGACCTGGAGGCCACCGATGCCCAGATAGACGAAGCCTGGAATGCCATGTTGCTGGATATTCCGGCGGAAAGAATTGAGTTATTGCGGGAATTGGGCAAGCAGTACAAGCTGTATTTGCTCAGCAATACCAACGCCATTCACATGTTGGCCTTTAATGAAATCATTGCTCAGAGTTTTCAGATACCCAATCTGGATAGTTTGTTTGACCAGGTATACTACTCGCATTTAGTGGGCAAGCGCAAGCCAGACGCCGCCGTGTTTGAGCAGATTTTAGCGGAGAACGGCCTGAAGCGAGAAGAAACCCTCTTCATTGACGACAGCATCCAGCACATTGAGAGCGCCCACAAATTAGGCATCCAGACCCTGCACTTGGCGCCACCGCTCACCATCAACCAAGCGTTAACAGAAGCCCTGCCTGCCCATGAAGGGTAA
- a CDS encoding site-2 protease family protein, which yields MKGKVVLQVLLFLLTLVTTTLAGAEWQTGKLFFFDAQGGFSWGGDFTRAQLLQGLAFSLPFLGVLTVHEFGHYFTARYYKVNVTLPYYIPLWLGITASIGTMGAFIKIKDRIFSRKEFFDIGIAGPLAGFAVALPLLWYGFTHLPPAEHIYSIHPKYLLYGNHYADYVYQQGGNLFLGRNLLFLFFERFVADPALLPNRYELMHYPFLFAGFLSLFFTALNLLPIGQLDGGHIMYGLLGYERFNRLSPILFALFIFYAGLGLIPAEIPLQESYWMWGGYLVYLVIVFKPLFPQLKQSLFLVAGVFLGHVTMAFFFPGVQGYNGWLVFGLILARFMGVFHPPCPDERPLSNSRKWLGWLALVVLILCFSPAPFIID from the coding sequence ATGAAGGGTAAGGTAGTTCTGCAGGTATTGCTGTTTCTCCTCACGCTGGTCACCACCACGTTGGCGGGCGCAGAATGGCAGACCGGAAAGCTTTTCTTTTTTGATGCCCAAGGCGGTTTTAGCTGGGGTGGTGATTTTACGCGTGCGCAACTCTTGCAGGGGCTGGCCTTCTCGCTGCCCTTTCTAGGCGTTCTCACAGTGCACGAGTTTGGCCATTATTTCACCGCCAGGTATTACAAGGTGAACGTGACCCTGCCCTACTACATACCGCTTTGGCTAGGCATAACCGCTAGCATTGGCACCATGGGCGCGTTCATTAAGATCAAGGATCGCATCTTCTCCAGAAAAGAGTTCTTTGACATTGGCATTGCCGGGCCTTTGGCAGGATTTGCCGTAGCCCTGCCCCTGCTGTGGTACGGGTTCACCCATTTACCGCCCGCAGAGCACATATATTCCATCCACCCAAAGTACCTGCTCTACGGCAACCACTACGCCGACTATGTGTACCAGCAGGGCGGCAACCTCTTCCTGGGCCGGAACCTGCTGTTCCTCTTCTTCGAGCGTTTCGTAGCCGACCCGGCATTGCTCCCCAATCGCTATGAGCTCATGCACTACCCGTTCCTGTTTGCCGGGTTTCTATCCCTGTTTTTTACGGCGCTCAATCTACTTCCCATCGGGCAGCTAGACGGCGGACACATCATGTACGGGCTGTTGGGGTATGAGCGTTTTAACCGGCTCTCTCCCATTCTGTTCGCGCTTTTTATTTTCTACGCTGGCCTGGGTTTGATTCCCGCTGAGATTCCCTTGCAGGAGAGTTACTGGATGTGGGGTGGCTATCTAGTATATTTGGTGATCGTGTTTAAGCCGTTGTTCCCGCAGCTGAAGCAAAGCCTGTTTCTGGTGGCTGGCGTGTTTCTGGGGCACGTGACCATGGCCTTCTTCTTCCCCGGAGTACAAGGCTACAACGGATGGCTGGTCTTCGGGCTTATTCTGGCTAGGTTCATGGGCGTCTTCCACCCTCCCTGCCCCGACGAACGTCCTTTAAGCAACTCGCGCAAATGGCTGGGATGGTTAGCTTTAGTAGTATTGATCCTTTGCTTCAGCCCCGCTCCATTTATTATCGATTGA
- a CDS encoding rhodanese-like domain-containing protein, which produces MIVTDITAAELKQRLANNETPILLDVREPWEHEEQSIAGSQLIPLGTLPERIADLEEYKDQEILIHCRSGARSATAQAILKQQGFTNVRNVLGGIIAFNEAK; this is translated from the coding sequence ATGATTGTAACAGACATAACCGCCGCCGAACTAAAGCAACGCCTGGCCAACAACGAGACGCCCATTCTTTTAGACGTGCGCGAACCTTGGGAGCACGAAGAGCAAAGCATTGCCGGTTCACAGTTGATTCCCTTAGGCACTTTGCCTGAGCGCATCGCTGATTTGGAAGAATACAAAGACCAGGAAATCTTAATCCATTGCCGCTCAGGTGCCCGTTCTGCTACGGCCCAGGCCATTCTTAAACAACAAGGCTTCACCAACGTGCGCAACGTGCTGGGCGGCATTATCGCTTTTAACGAGGCCAAGTAA